The window CGATTACGCTTTCGATCTCGACCACGCGCTCGCCTCCGTCGTCGGCCTGCACGCCATCATCCCGCCGGACGCCTTCAGTGCCGAGACACTGGGCACCGAACGCGCCGGCAACGGCGTTGTGATCGACGACGGGCTGGTGCTCACCATCGGTTACCTCATCACCGAAGCGGAGTCCGTGTGGCTGCATGTCGGAGACGGGCGCGTGGTGGAGGGACATGTGCTCGGCTTCGATGCCGTTACTGGCTTTGGCCTGGTGCAGGCGCTCGGCCAGCTCGACGTCGCCCCCTTGCCGCTCGGTGTCTCGGCCGAGACCCGGCTCGGCGACCGCGTCGTGGTCGGCGGCGCCGGGGGACGCACGCGTTCGGTCGCGAGCCAGATCGTGGCCAAGCAGGAATTCGCCGGCTACTGGGAATATCTGCTGGACGAGGCCATCTTCACCCATCCCGCGCACCCGAATTGGGGCGGCACGGCGCTCCTCAACGAGCGTGGCGAGCTGATCGGCATCGGCTCGCTCCAGCTCGAACGCGAGCGCGACGGCAAGGCCGAGCACGTCAACATGATCGTGCCGATCGACCTGTTGAAGCCGATCCTCGACGATCTGCGCAAGTTCGGCCGCGTCAACAAGCCGGCACGGCCATGGCTCGGACTCTTTTCGACCGAGATCGACAACCGCGTGGTGGTGATCGGAATCTCCGCCAATGGTCCCGCCGCCCGCGCCGAGCTCAAGACCGGCGACGTCATCCTCGCGGTCGACGGCGAGAAGGTCACAAGCCAGACCGGCTTCTACAAGAAGCTGTGGGGCCTCGGCGCCGCCGGCGTCGACGTACCGCTGACGGTACATCATGAAGGCGTCACCTTCGACGTCACGGTGACCTCGACCGATCGCTTCAAGCTCTTGAAGGCGCCGAAGCTGCACTGACAAGGCGAACTGACGCAGGGAAACGACGATGAGCGAGGCCGTCGTTGACGACATCGTGGCCGTGATGCCGCCGCTGCTCAATGCGCTGGAAGCGCTCGCCTTCTTTCAGCGCAACCTGCACCCGCCGGCCTTCGGCTCCGTGATGAACGCGATCGGCGCTCCCGACGAGGCGCTGCAAACGGCGCGCGCGGCAATCGGAGAATGGCCGGAGCAGTTCACCGGACTGCGCGAGCGGCTCGATCGTGCCTGCGACGAAACGCTCGCCGCCTTTGCCAGCCTGCGCGAGGTCGAGCGTGGCAATGGCGACCTCGTCGCGGTCTTCCGCGCGCTACGTCATGTGCCGCGCGCGCAGGAGGCGCTCTATCCGCTGGCCGTGCAGTTTCCGCCGGTCAGCAGCTTCTTCCTCAACGCCGCCATGCGCGAGAATGCCGACCTGTTGTCGCGGCTCGAAGTCGGCGCGGACGCGCACACCGGCATCATCCACGATCACAACGAGCCCGGCAGCCGCGGCGGCTTTTCGGTCTACGTGCCCGAATATCATACGCCCGATCGCGCCATGCCGCTGGTGGTGGCGCTGCATGGCGGCAGCGGCAACGGCCGCGGTTTTCTGTGGAGCTGGCTACGCGACGCCCGCAGTCTTGGTGCGATCTTGGTGGCGCCGACCGCGACCGGCCCGACCTGGGCCCTGATGGGTGACGATTCCGACACGCCCAATCTCATGCGCATTCTCGAAACCGTGCGCAGCCGCTGGACCATCGACGCCTCGCGCATGCTGCTGACAGGCATGAGCGACGGCGGCACCTTCTGCTATGTCACCGGGCTCGACGGCGCCTCGCCATTCACGCATCTCGCGCCGGTCTCGGCGACCTTCCATCCGCTGATGGCAGAGATGGCCGACGCCACGCGCCTGCAGGGCCTGCCGATCTTCGTCACGCACGGCAAGCTCGACTGGATGTTTCCGGTGCAGACCGCGCGGCAGACGCAGGCAGCCCTCGCCGCCGCCGGCGCGAATGTCACCTATCGCGAGATCGACGACCTCAGCCACACCTATCCGCGCGAGATCAACGCGGAGCTGGTGCAGTGGCTGAATGGAGAATGAACAACCTCTCCTTACCTGCGCCGCACTGTCGCGGAACAATCGATCCGGGTCGACGTTATCGCCCGTCATTGGAGGTTTCGCGATGCGGATGTTTCTTGGAATGATTTTGGGCGCGCTGCTGCTCGGCTGCGGCGTGTATGTCTATGACTCCATGCAGACGTCGTCGGTTGCTAATGGCGAGGTCGCGACGACCAATCGCACCATCGTGAACTGGGATGTCGCGAAAGCCGACTGGGACGCGCTGCGCGATCGCGCGCACAAGGACTGGGTCCGCATCTCCTCGAAGTAACGACGTGGTATCATGAATGAAATGAGGCGCCGTCGCGGGTCCGCGGCGGCGCCTTCGTATTGCGCGGTGAATATCGCTCGGCTCAGTTCATCTTGGCCTTGCGGGCGTCGGCGATGACCTGCTCGAACTCGTTCATGCTGAGCACGCCCGGCACGCGGTACTTGCCGACGATGAAGGACGGCGTGCCGCGGAAACCGAAGGCTTCGGCCTGCTCGTTGTTGCGCTTGAGCAGGGCGTCGATGTCCTTGGCGTGGTCGGCGAGATCGCGCTTCAACCGATCCATGTCGACGCCGGCGGCCGCGAGCAACTCGTTGATGCGTGGCTCGGTCAGGCGCGAGCTGACGCCCATCATGGCGTCATGGGCCTGGTGGTACTTGTCCTGGAATTTCGCCGCGAGCGCGGTCCGCGCCGCCGTGACTGAGACCGGCCCGAGTATCGGCCAGTCCTTCATCACCAGCCTGACCTTGCCGTCGTCCTGGACGACCTGACGCAACTCGGGCTCGAGCTTGCGGCAATAGGGGCAGTTATAGTCGGACCATTCGATAATACTGATATTCCCGTCGGGATTACCGGCGACGGGAATATCCGGGTCGCGCAGCACCTTGGCTTCGGTCAGCACTTCGTCATCGTCGGCCGCCGCGCGCGCCGCGGTGATCCCACCCGCGACAAGGGCGCCCGCTCCAATCAGCGTCAGCGCCGCGCGCCGCGTCGGCACAAGGGCTTTATTCCTGAATCCAGCCATATCTCGTTCCATTTCGGTCCCATCTCCGTCGATACGGTTCGAGAATGGGAATTGCTACAGCTCATATAGAGTGTCGCGGCGCCGATGTCATCGCACCAGCAGCGTGACCGCCAAGGGTACCAGGAAGGAGGTCACCAAGGCGTTCAGGCTCATGGCGATCCCGGAGAAGACGCCGGCGATCTCGTCGACCTGGAACGCTCGCGCGGTACCGATCCCGTGCGCGGCAAGGCCGGCGGCAAAGCCGCGGGCGCGGAAATCGCTGATGCCGGTGCGGTTCATCAGCGGCGTCACGATGATCGCGCCCATAATGCCCGTAAGGATGACCGCAACCGCAGCCAGCGAGGGATCGGCGTGCAGCGATTCGGCGATGCCCATGGCAACGCCGGCCGTGACGGATTTCGGCGCGAGCGACAAAACCACTTCGCGCGGCAGACTGGCAAGCTGGGCCAACAACACCACGGACACCACGGCCGTGACCGATCCCGCGACCAGCGCCACCAGCATCGGCACGATCGAGGCGACGACGCGCTTGCGGTTCTCGTAGAGGGGAACAGCCAGCGCGACCGTCGCGGGCCCCAAAAGGAAATGCACGAACTGCGCGCCGGCGAAATAGGTCGTGTAGGAGGTGCCGGTTAGCAGCAGGAACGCGCCGACGATCCACATCGCATGCAGCACGGGATTGGCGAGAGGATGACGCCGCGTCGCCAGCGACACCGCGTCCGTGCTCGCATAGACCAGCAGCGTCACCGTCAGCCAAAGCAATGGCGACTGCGAGAGATAGACCCAGAGCGAGAACGGATTGTCCTTCATCGCGCGTCCTGTTGCCTCAACAGGCGGCTGACCAGGCGGAAGGTGAGTACGGTTGCGAGCAGGGTGACGACCACCGACAGCGCGAGCACGAGGATGATGGCGATGCCGTGGGACGCGAGCAGATCGAGCTTCTGCACGACACCGACCCCGGCCGGCACGAACAGCAGCGACAGATGCGCCAACAGACCCTTGCTCGCCGTCTCGACGCCATCATCACACAGCGGCCCGCGCGCGAGAAGCGCAAAGCGGTCGCGCGCGAGCAGCAGGATGAGGAGCAGCAAGAGGCCAAGCACCGGGCCCGGCATCGGCAGGCTGAGGCTGCGCACGACGGCTTCGCCGATCAACTGGCAGAGAAGAATTAGACCAAGGCTTGCAAGCATGACCGGAGTATCAGGGGATGCGTCGGCGGTCTTGTCAATCGCCGCTATGCAGCGCTCGTGCGCGGCTCCTGCGCAGCCGCAACGCGCGGCAGCATCGCCATCATCGTTCCGGTCATCGTGGCGATCAAGGTGACCTTGCCCTCGTGCTCGGCAAACGCCCTGGCCTCGCAAAAGGTCAGCGTGCGGCCGGGCTTGACCACTCGGGCCTTGAAGACGAAACGCTCGCCCCGTGCCGGCGCGAGCAGCGTGGTCTTGAACTCGACGGTGAGGATATCGGCCTCGCGGGGCATCAGGGTGAAGGCGGCGACACCACAGGCATTGTCGAGGCCCGCGGTAATGATGCCGGCGTGGACAAAGCCGTTCTGCTGTGTGAGGGCCGGCGAATGCAGCATGGCCAGTTCAGCCTCGCCCGGCGCAAGGCGGACGATCACGATGCCGAGCGTGTGCATTGCCGGCTGGCGATCGAACATGGCGACGGCAGCCGCGCGATAGCCCGGGTTCTTCGGCTCGTATGCGGCCATGACTCAGGCCTCCGCCGGCTCGGCGAGATGCCTCAAGGCGATCTCGCGAATGGCATCCGTGAACGGCACCGATTTGCGCTGGCTACGGTCCATGTGCACGCCCGTGATCTCGCAGAACGCGGCGATCTCGCCGGTCTCAGCATTGGTCATGTCGTGCCGGAAGCGGATCGATTTGTCGCGGATCTCGAGCAGGCGACTGCGGATCTCGACGATGTCGCCGGCGAGCAGCTCGCGCTTGTAGGTGATGTTCTGCTGCACGGCGGCCATGCCGCAGCCGGAGCCGCGCAGATAGCTCGGCGTCAGCCCGAGGCGGGCGAACAGATTCCAGTTGGCCTCGTCGAATTTGCCGACATACCACATGATGTTCATGTGACCGACGTGATCGCACTGCCACGGATAGACAGTGCCGCGATAGGTCGCCTCCTGCTCCATCGCAATTCTCCCTGGCCTTTTCTGGCTTTGATTGCTGATACGGTAGCGTATCAACCTCCTCCCGCGTTAGCAATACGGCACCGTATCAACAATCGGCGAGGCTGCCTGCATGAGTGACGGCAAAGGCGATGTCTGGGTCGAGGCGGGGTTCACCGAGCTCGCCCGATCGGGGGTCGAGGGGGTGCGGGTCGAGGTGCTCGCCAAGAATTTGGGCGTCACCAAGGGCGGGTTCTACCGCCGCTTCGCCGACCGTGCCGCGCTGCTCGGTGCCATGCTGGAACGCTGGCGCGAGGGGCGCTCAACGGCGATCGCACAGCAGACGAGTCTCGATGGCCAAGAGCCCCGTGAACGGCTGAGGGCAGTGATCCAGCTCTATTCGGAGCGGCTCAATCCGGACGGGATGGCAATCGAGCTTGCGATCCGGCAATGGGCCCGCTCGGACGATGGCGCCGCGGCAGCGGTGGCGAACGTGGACGCGGCGCGGTTGAAGCACGTCGCCGAACTCTATCGCGCGACCGGCCTCGAGACCGAGGCAGCCGAAGCGCAGGCCTTCCTGTTCTACTGCTTCATCTTCGGCCAGAGCCTGCTGTTCGTCGAGCGCGGCCCGCGCAAGCGATCGCAGCTCGTGGCGAAATCGGCCGAGAAGCTACTGGATTAAAGCAAGAGGCCGGAGCTTGGCTCCGGCCTCTGCGTCGTCTTGAAGCGTCAGGCGGCGCCCTTCAGCTTCTTGTTGCATTCGCTGTAATAGCCGCCGCCCTTCTCAATCCACTTCATGCCGCCATTGCCGTTGGTGGTCTTGTTGGCGTTGTACTGGTCGACGCAGGTGTGCAGGCGCCCCTTGCCGGGGGTCTCCTTGGCGTATTTCGGATTGACCGCGTTCGGATAGATCGCGGGGCCGGCCGGCAGGGTCGGCGCAGCAGCCGGGGCGGCCTCCTTCTTCGCCTGCTTCGGCTCGGCGGGAGCGGCGGGCGCAGCAGGAGCGGCCGCGGTCGGCGCAGCCGCTGGTGTCGCATCCGCGCCGCATTGGGCCTTGCGGAAGTCATTCCACTTCGTGGTACCGAGCGAGCCGTCCTTCTTGGCGGCCTGGTATTTCGCGCTGCACTCCTGCGAGGTCAGCGCCTGCACCGGCGCACTCACCACCAGCGCGGCAAAACCCGACAGCGCAACTGCACACAGCAACTTTGATTGCATCGTCATCCTTGGTCTCCTCCTTGATCTTCCCCCGAGGGAAGTGAACCGAGGATTGCTATCCTAGCGTGCCGCGCGCTCGCGACAAGGAAGCGATGGCTGCTGCCGCCAAAATATAGTGATCCTCCACGTTCGAATTATTCATGTCGCGTTCAGCAACGCCATCCGACTTTCGCGCCCTTCGCAATTCCCGCAAGAAGAGTGCAGCACCATGATCTTCACATCCCGCCTCGCCGTCGTCGCTCTCGCCTCCCTGCTCGCCACCGGCACTGCCTTCGCGCAGACCGCCGCGCCGGCAGCAAAGACCGACACCAAGACCACAACCGCCGCCCCCATGGACAAGAAGGCACCGAAGGAGCACTCGGCCGAGTCGCTCGAATGCTCCAAGCAGGCCGACGCCAAGGGCCTGCACGGCAAGGAGCGCAAGAAATTCCGCTCCGAATGCATCAAGACCGCCAAGGCCGGCATGGCCGCGCCGGCTGCGGACAAGAAGTAAATCCTTCCCCTGCTCGCGGCTTCGGCGAGAGGCGCGCATTGCGGCATGACGTGGCCGCAATTGTGCGCCTCTCGCCGATTTGCGATAAGGCGGTGTGAAGCAAATCACCGCCTCCCTGCCGTTCGAATGGCCGAGCCGTGCCAAGATCTTGAGCACGGCGGAAACGCTTGTCATCGGCACTGCCGGCGGCCTCGTGTTTCTGCTCGTGAGCCTTCCCGGAGGATTGATCTCGGGCTCCATGATCGCGGTCGGGATCGCCGCGATCGCCGGTCGCCAGCTGACGCTGCCGCCGATCCTGACCCAGACCGTGCTGGTGCTGCTCGGCATTTCGTTAGGGTCGGTCGTCTCGCGCCACTTGCTTCAGCAGGTCAGTGCCTATCCGCTCACCATCGGGCTGCTCGCGCTCGCGACCTTCTGCTCGACCTTCGGCTCCAGCTATTACCTCCAGCGCATCCACGGCTGGGACCGCACCTCGGCCTTCCTCGCCGGCAGCCCCGGCGCGCTGTCGCAGATCACGATTTTGGCGGTCGAGCGCGGCGCCGACCTGGCGGGCATCGCGGTGGTGCAGACCATGCGCGTCATCATCCTCACCGCGGCGCTGCCGATGGTGCTGGCGTTCGCCGGCGTCGCCCCCTCCGTCGCGCCGTCGCTGACGACGACCATCGCCTCGCCGCTCGACCTGATCGAACTGGTCGCGGCCTCGCTGGCCGCGGCACTCCTCCTGCGGCTGATCAAGTTTCCGGCGAGCTGGATGTTCGGTGCGATGATCGGCTCGAGCGTGCTGCACGGCGCAGGCTGGGTCGAGGGCGGCCTGCCGGACTGGGTACGCGGCGTGGCGCTGATCGGCATCGGCGCCCTGATCGGCAGCCGCTTCGCGCGGATGCGGATCAAGACGCTCGCCGGCCACATCAACGCGGCGCTGGGCTCGTTTGCCGTCGCCATCGCCGTCTCCGCGATCTTCGTCGGCATCGTGGCGCTCACCACGCAGGTGAAATTCTCCGACGTCGTGGTCGCCTACGCACCGGGCGCGATGGATGCCATGCTGGCGCTGGCCCTGACGCTGCACATCGATCCGATCTTCGTCGGCGCCCATCACCTCTCGCGTTTCGTCTTCGTGACGATTGCGACGCCGGGCATCGTGCACCTGTTCGGCCGGACGCAGGACGATGTGGATGATTGAGCCTCAGCGCTTCGCCGTCGCGACGATTCCCCATGCGGCGATCGCAGCCATCAGGAGCGAGATCAGCACGTTATACCCGGCAAGCGAGAGGCCGAGAAAGCGCCACTGCACCTCGTCGCAGCGGACCACTTTCACGGTGTCGAGCCGCGACAGCAGGTCGGTGGCGCTGCCGAGATTGACGACGGGACCGGAGCAGTCGGTCGGTCCCCTCCAAAAGCCCCATTCGACGCCGGCGTGATAGGTGCCGAGCCCGGCATTGGCGACGCTCGCCAGCACAAGGATCGCGAGGCCTGCGAACAGCAGCTGCCTCGGCGCACCGCCCCGCGCCGCGAGTGCGATGAGCAGGCCCAGCGGGATCGCGAGGTAATAGGCGTAGCGCTGCTCCAGGCAGAGCGGACAGGGCACGATCCCGAGCACCAGCTGGAAGAACCAGGCGCCCGCGATGGTCGCGGCTGCAATCAGCGTGACCGCGAGCGAAGCGACCAGCGCGGGGCTCGTGGCCGCCGGATTGAATGCAGGTATTGCGGCACTCTGACTGGTCACGGCGGCCTCTTCCGGATGGATGCGGACTAAGCCTCTAGCCCCGCCCCATGCGGCTGTCGAGAACGGGCGGGATCACTTTGGCGCGGGTTGACCCCGTCCGGTCCATGGCTATAGTCCGCCGGCTTCGCGACGCCCTGTTTAGGGCTGACCGAGGGCCCCTGTGGCGGAACTGGTAGACGCGCTCGACTCAAAATCGAGTTCCGCAAGGAGTGCTGGTTCGATTCCGGCCAGGGGCACCACGCTTCGCCCTTTCGGGCTTCGCGTGGCGCAGCCCGCGCCAAGCCCGAAAGGGTGAAGCGTGTCCGGCGAAGCCTCTTGGCGAAGACGGACTGTCTCGGCTTTCCCCCTCCCTAGCAATCGTCACGTCCCACCTGTATAAACCGGTAGCTTCTTCCGCAATTCGAAGGAGCTCATATGAACGACCTGCACACGTGGCTTTCGCAACAGCACCACGGCCTGCGCACCTTCCGGATCTTTCAGCAAAAGCTCGAGATGCTCGGCCGCGACGACCCCGAACAGCGCGGCCTGTGCCGTCTATTGAGCGGTCTCATCGGCAGCTATGTCGAGACGTTCGAAGAGGCCCCGCTGCCTGTCGAGGTCGCTGACGGCGCCTATCATCGCCTGCTGACGCTGGTCGGAAGCCTCGACCTCGAGGGCGACACCAGCCGGCGGCTCGCGGACATCAACCGGGTTGCGACCTGCGAACTCTGGCAGTGACGAGAGCGGGCCGCCGAACGGCTCGCATCCGCATCCCTGGGACACTTCGCCAGGAGAGGGCCGCGTGCTTTCCGGCATGCCCTCTCTCGCCGGTTCGACTTCGCCGGGCCAGTCCCTATATCGTGAGGCAACACGTATCGATACAGCGAGCAGCTTCGATGGCCAGGAGACGCGCGACGGAAGCGGACGCCGAAGACCTCCCCCGCTTCTTCGTCTGGGTCCGAGGCCTCGAAGGCCCCGAACCGCAGAAATGGATGGCGATGGATTTCGGCGTCGGTGACTGGAAACGGCCACTCGTGCTCGCCTATCTGGAGCTGCCGCAAGGCGAGCGACACTTGCCGTTGTCGGCGCTGGCCCGGCGATATCCGCCGCCGCGGGGAGAGGCTTCGTAGACGAGCCATCCTGGGCGGACGCGAGGATCTCACCAGCCCCTCAACCCAGAGCGAGCAACCGTATCACTGGCCTGCTTCACCCATGTCGTCCTGCAGCTGCGCGTTCCTGCTTGCTACCTCAGCGGGATTGTGTGCAGAATGCACCTGCATTTTCACGACGCAACCATTGCAACCATTGATTGGCTTCGGGGAGTGTAGCCCGGCTCGGGCCTGAAGCGTCCCCGTCGAATTGCCGGAGGGCTCATGCCGCACCATGATGGCGCGCCGAATGCCGATTATGCCGGACCAGAACGCACGCATATCGACGAGATGCATTCCGACGGGACGACCACCGCCATCCCGGCAAAACGCAAGCTGGTGCTGTTCGCCGACGGCACCGGCAATGCGTTTACCACCCAGGAATCCAGCGTCTGGCGTCTCTACGAGGCGCTCGATCACACCCAGCCGGACCAGATTGCCTACTACATCAAGGGCGTCGGCACCGCCGGCTGGGCGCCGCTCGCCGCGCTCGACGGCGCCACGGGCATTGGGGTGCCCGGCAACGTCCGCAAGCTCTACCGTTTCCTGTGCTGGAACTGGCGCGAGGGCGACGAGATCTACATTTTCGGCTTCAGCCGCGGCGCCTTCACCGCGCGCACGCTGGCGTCGCTGATCGCGAGCCAAGGCCTGGTGCCGGCGGAGGTTGACAAGGTTGCGGTGTCGCATGTGGAAATGCAGCGCAACACGATGGCTGCCTGGCGGGAATATCGTAAGGAGTCGGTCGGCTATCGTAGCCTGCCGACGATCTGGATCGTCCGCTGGATCCGCGATGTCCTGAGCTATCTCTATCACCTCGTCCTTGGGCATCGCTCCTATGCCAAGGTTCGCGAGGCGATGGACGGCCGCAAACAAATCGAGATCGAATTCCTCGGGCTGTTCGACACGGTCGAGGCCTTCGGCGTCCCGGTCGAGGAGCTCCGCCTCGCGATCGACTGGGCGATTTGGCCGATCTCGTTCCGCAATCACCGGCTGTCGAAGACGGTCAAGCGCGCGTGCCATGCGCTCGCGCTCGACGACGAGCGCACCACCTTTCATCCGCTGCGGATCGACCAGCGCGATCCTCCGCAGGGACAGGTCGTCAAGGAGGTGTGGTTCACGGGAGTCCATTCTGACATCGGTGGCGGCTATCCGGACTCTACGCTGTCCTTCGTGCCCCTGGTCTGGATGACTGATCAGCTCGACGGCAGGCTCCGGTTCCAGGACGGCACGATCGAGCATTTCCGCGAGTACCAGTCGGCGATCGGGCCGATGCATGATTCACGCAGCGGCGCCGCGGTGCTCTACCGCTACGGCCCCCGGCCGATCGCGGACCGCAAGGAAGATGGCGGATCGCCAGTGGTGCACTTCGCCGTCGTCGAACGCATGCTGCACGGATGCGACAACTATGCACCGCTGATGCTTCCGGCAAATGCCCGGGTGCTGCTGCCGAGCGGAGAGGTCTTGCCGCTCACGAAGGACGAGACGCGCAAGGCCATGAAGTCGGCCTACGCCGCAAGAACAGGGGATCGGCAAAAAGCGGCAGAAGCCGACGCATTCACAGCGATGAGCCCGCCGGATGCCGAGATGGCCAGACAGGTGCTCGATACCGTCTGGTGGCGTCGCGTGGCCTACTTCTCGCTGGTTATCGCGCTTGGCCTACTTGTCGCCTGGCCCTGGATAGCGCGCGCAGTGGTAGGGTCGTCGAAGGATCACGGTCTCCAGGACACCGGCCTGCTCAAATGGATCACGTGGTTCGACAACGGCACCGGCCCCGTCGTCAAGCCGCTCGCGGATCTTCTCGCGAATGTCCTGCCATCCTATGCAGCGCCGTGGCTTGCCATCGCACTCTACTATCCCTTTCTCACTACGGTTCTTGTCATTGTGATCCTCATCGCCTGGAACAGGAACGCGGTGCTGCGCGACAGCATTCAGGAGCGCGCGCGGCTGGCTTGGTACAGGCCCGACCGGAAGACCTCCAGACGCCGGGTGAGCAAATCGGGTTGGCTGCTCGGGATCGGACGCTGGATGCGGCTGCACGCCTGGCCGGTGCGCATGGCATTTACCAACCTCCTGCTGCCGGGTATTTTCCTCGCCGCCATTTTCGGCTCCGCGTTGCTGTTGACGTCCCGCGGTTATCTCAACTGGCGCGCAGGCATCGGCGACATTTGCACGAGCAGCGCATCGACGCGTGCGGTTGGCGACACGCCGGTTACCGCCCGTGACGGCGACTTGTTCGACGTCAGCGATTTTTGCTGGGCGAGCCGCCTCGCGGTCGAAAAGGGACGCAAATACCGCGTTTGGATTCAAATGGCCGATCCGTGGTTTGATCGCACCATCATGACCGGCTTGAACGGATTCAAGACCCCACCGGATTGGAACCACCGCTCGGCTGTCCCGATCCTGCGGCTCTACAGCGCAGACTGGTTCCAGCCGATCGTGCGGGTGGGCGCCAGAGGATCGAACAATCTGCCGCTGCAAGCCATCAATGGAATCCCGGCGGACGAGCTGCCGCGTCGGGTCAACGCGACGGTGCCGGCATACGAGGACAACACCAAGGACAATTACCCCAGTCGTGTCGAGGACTCCGTGGAGTTCGATAAGCCAGACAGCGAATTGAAGCGTGTCTGGCGCCCATTCGGAGATTTCGAGCCGATCCCGACCGAGGCGCTGCCAGCGGCACGCGCGCTATGGCGCGGGCAGGGATTGTCCGATCTGCTCGTCGCGGAATTCGTGGCACCAGAGTCTGGCGAGCTGTTCTTCTACGTCAATGACGCCGTCCAGTTCTTTCCGCAGGTCGTTCCATTGCGGTTTGCACCGTGGTGGCTAGTTCCGCTCCAGGGACCGCGTGTCCAGTTCTACAACAACAACAGCGGCACGGCGACAATCAGGGTCCAGCGGATTCCTGCTCCGCCTCCGGCCGACTAGCGAAGCCCCCGGGGCTGATTGCATGGAGGAGCCAATTGCGCCCCCATGATTATGGGTGTCGCGGCGCCCGCACCGCGGCTAAACTTGGCTCTGCGCCGCGGGGGACACGCGGTGCAGGACGATGATCATGACCGAACAGGGCGAGATGGGTGAAGCCATCACCATCCTCCTCGTCGAGGACGACGCGCCGACCTGCTGGCGGCTCCACGACGCGCTGGTCAAGGCCGGCTACGAGGTGCGCAGCGCCGGCACGCTCGCAGAGGCCCGCTCCGGGCTCGGCGAGCGTGCGCCGCGCGTGCTGCTCACCGATCTGCGGTTGCCCGACGGCCACGGCGTCGAGCTGATCCGCGAGACAAGGCAACGCTTTCCCGACACCGAGATCATGGTGATCTCGGCGCTCGGCGACGAAGAGAGTGTGATCTCCGCGATCACGGTCGGCGCCACCGGCTATCTCCTGAAGGACGCGTTCCCCACGGATATCGCCACCACCGTGCGCGATCTCGTCGCCGGCCATTCGCCGATCTCGGCCTCGATCGCCCGTTTCATCGTGCGCAGAA of the Bradyrhizobium sp. WSM1417 genome contains:
- a CDS encoding LrgB family protein; amino-acid sequence: MKDNPFSLWVYLSQSPLLWLTVTLLVYASTDAVSLATRRHPLANPVLHAMWIVGAFLLLTGTSYTTYFAGAQFVHFLLGPATVALAVPLYENRKRVVASIVPMLVALVAGSVTAVVSVVLLAQLASLPREVVLSLAPKSVTAGVAMGIAESLHADPSLAAVAVILTGIMGAIIVTPLMNRTGISDFRARGFAAGLAAHGIGTARAFQVDEIAGVFSGIAMSLNALVTSFLVPLAVTLLVR
- a CDS encoding AbrB family transcriptional regulator, translating into MKQITASLPFEWPSRAKILSTAETLVIGTAGGLVFLLVSLPGGLISGSMIAVGIAAIAGRQLTLPPILTQTVLVLLGISLGSVVSRHLLQQVSAYPLTIGLLALATFCSTFGSSYYLQRIHGWDRTSAFLAGSPGALSQITILAVERGADLAGIAVVQTMRVIILTAALPMVLAFAGVAPSVAPSLTTTIASPLDLIELVAASLAAALLLRLIKFPASWMFGAMIGSSVLHGAGWVEGGLPDWVRGVALIGIGALIGSRFARMRIKTLAGHINAALGSFAVAIAVSAIFVGIVALTTQVKFSDVVVAYAPGAMDAMLALALTLHIDPIFVGAHHLSRFVFVTIATPGIVHLFGRTQDDVDD
- a CDS encoding S1C family serine protease gives rise to the protein MPALTEWRVPPANQPRASDYAFDLDHALASVVGLHAIIPPDAFSAETLGTERAGNGVVIDDGLVLTIGYLITEAESVWLHVGDGRVVEGHVLGFDAVTGFGLVQALGQLDVAPLPLGVSAETRLGDRVVVGGAGGRTRSVASQIVAKQEFAGYWEYLLDEAIFTHPAHPNWGGTALLNERGELIGIGSLQLERERDGKAEHVNMIVPIDLLKPILDDLRKFGRVNKPARPWLGLFSTEIDNRVVVIGISANGPAARAELKTGDVILAVDGEKVTSQTGFYKKLWGLGAAGVDVPLTVHHEGVTFDVTVTSTDRFKLLKAPKLH
- a CDS encoding PsiF family protein, which encodes MIFTSRLAVVALASLLATGTAFAQTAAPAAKTDTKTTTAAPMDKKAPKEHSAESLECSKQADAKGLHGKERKKFRSECIKTAKAGMAAPAADKK
- a CDS encoding PaaI family thioesterase translates to MAAYEPKNPGYRAAAVAMFDRQPAMHTLGIVIVRLAPGEAELAMLHSPALTQQNGFVHAGIITAGLDNACGVAAFTLMPREADILTVEFKTTLLAPARGERFVFKARVVKPGRTLTFCEARAFAEHEGKVTLIATMTGTMMAMLPRVAAAQEPRTSAA
- a CDS encoding CidA/LrgA family protein, which translates into the protein MLASLGLILLCQLIGEAVVRSLSLPMPGPVLGLLLLLILLLARDRFALLARGPLCDDGVETASKGLLAHLSLLFVPAGVGVVQKLDLLASHGIAIILVLALSVVVTLLATVLTFRLVSRLLRQQDAR
- a CDS encoding TetR/AcrR family transcriptional regulator produces the protein MSDGKGDVWVEAGFTELARSGVEGVRVEVLAKNLGVTKGGFYRRFADRAALLGAMLERWREGRSTAIAQQTSLDGQEPRERLRAVIQLYSERLNPDGMAIELAIRQWARSDDGAAAAVANVDAARLKHVAELYRATGLETEAAEAQAFLFYCFIFGQSLLFVERGPRKRSQLVAKSAEKLLD
- a CDS encoding phospholipase; the encoded protein is MSEAVVDDIVAVMPPLLNALEALAFFQRNLHPPAFGSVMNAIGAPDEALQTARAAIGEWPEQFTGLRERLDRACDETLAAFASLREVERGNGDLVAVFRALRHVPRAQEALYPLAVQFPPVSSFFLNAAMRENADLLSRLEVGADAHTGIIHDHNEPGSRGGFSVYVPEYHTPDRAMPLVVALHGGSGNGRGFLWSWLRDARSLGAILVAPTATGPTWALMGDDSDTPNLMRILETVRSRWTIDASRMLLTGMSDGGTFCYVTGLDGASPFTHLAPVSATFHPLMAEMADATRLQGLPIFVTHGKLDWMFPVQTARQTQAALAAAGANVTYREIDDLSHTYPREINAELVQWLNGE
- a CDS encoding thioesterase family protein; amino-acid sequence: MEQEATYRGTVYPWQCDHVGHMNIMWYVGKFDEANWNLFARLGLTPSYLRGSGCGMAAVQQNITYKRELLAGDIVEIRSRLLEIRDKSIRFRHDMTNAETGEIAAFCEITGVHMDRSQRKSVPFTDAIREIALRHLAEPAEA
- a CDS encoding DsbA family protein; the encoded protein is MAGFRNKALVPTRRAALTLIGAGALVAGGITAARAAADDDEVLTEAKVLRDPDIPVAGNPDGNISIIEWSDYNCPYCRKLEPELRQVVQDDGKVRLVMKDWPILGPVSVTAARTALAAKFQDKYHQAHDAMMGVSSRLTEPRINELLAAAGVDMDRLKRDLADHAKDIDALLKRNNEQAEAFGFRGTPSFIVGKYRVPGVLSMNEFEQVIADARKAKMN